In Gadus morhua chromosome 5, gadMor3.0, whole genome shotgun sequence, the genomic stretch ATTTTACGGATGAAGTATTGCTCTATGTATTTCATGATTGATCATTGTCAAAATGTTTTAGCCTGCACTAACACATATCTGTTTGCATCCTTCCATGCAGATCCAACAAAAGGCAGGTTCAAGGACTCTGGTGTTCGACACACCCTTGACATCTGGCATGGGTCAAAGAACTTGGGTAAAAAAATCCATGCAGTAAGTTACTGACTTCGATTCTGTTATTGGTCCTTGATAATAGATTGTTATAATACCAAGTCAAACAACACAGTTTTTCCTACTTGATTTCTACTCATGTTGTTTATGTTAAAACAACTTCTTTGAGATGATGATCACGATGACTGAATGTAAAGGTCGTGCCATTTCCTGCCATTCAGTTATAAGCCAGGTGTCTACCACACAGATGGTGATTACATCAGGTTCCTGGTTCCAGAGAATTTGCCAAATCAACATTGATGACAAAGTCTGAgctttatttaaatgttattttccatTCCGTGTCAAGGCAGGCCTTCGGAAAGGATGTTCAATTCTCCTTACCTGGAGTAAGGAGATATGCAACCATTTCTGGTATTGCTGTAAGACTGCACAGAACATTGATCAGTTCGGTGTAAGTATTGGTCTGTTTTGGATTTCACTTTGCGATTCCTGACCATTTATTAACTTTTTGATTTTATTGATAAATTGACtttggttattttattttatatttattttaaaaacttgtaCTAGCATTTATATAATGACAAAATAGGTATTAtttattgtgtaaaaaaaaaaacacaataagaaATGATGCAGTTCTGTTCTACTGTAGGATATGTGGACAGGTCTTCTCCACCATGTTCAAGGAGAGCATGagtgggccctatcttgctGTGAACATGGCCCCTTGTTGGCCGACAGGGAGAAGGAGTGGATCCAGAGTGATTCTGAGGCCTTTCAGGTTCTGTCAGAAATAGTGCTGGATGAGCACTGGCTGAAGAATGTGGAGAAGTTCCTGAGTTTCAGGTAAGTAAACATGTTTTCATAAGAAGGTTATTGTAAGTGGCTAAGTCCTGCTATATGGGCATTTGAGATACAGTGCTCAGGCTAATGACTTGGCTGAGGTGCTTGCTATACACTGTCTTACACTTGTCACAATACTGGGCACATGGTGTTATAAACACTATTCATGGTAATGGCTCTTACAAGCATATCTATAACGCTGTATTCATGGCCACTTTCAAATGAGCACTAAAGTTATATTATATGTGTATAGATATGGGGTCATAGCTTATTCATCTGTTTCTTTTATTCTGTAAGGTCAACCGCTGAGCTGGAATCCTTCCATAATCATATACTGATGTATGCCAGCAAGCGATTCAGCTTTAGCCCACCTGTTTACAAGGCTCGCACCCTCTTAGCAGCGTTGGACTATAACCATCATGTTCACAGACCGGTGAAGAGGAAGGCTGATGGCTCAATAGAGTACGTTTTCAATAATTTTCATATATATCTATTTCAGATTTACAATATTCTAAGCTGCATGACTGATGTGGATACATTGAGACATTATTTCATCCTGTGTCAGGTACTGCAAGCTCTACAATAAAAAGTCAAAGACTTGGAGTCTATACACTGTGAAGGTGGAGAAGGACTACGGATACATGGCAGACCTGCAGAGTGCTATCCTAGAAGCCCGGCTGACATCAGACAAGGGTTTGCCAAAGACCAGAAAAAAAAGGCCTAATGACCCACGGCAATATGGGGTTCTTGCAAGCatcccacctcccaccacccagGACCTGTTGCAAACCCAATTCCACAGAGGAGTAGGTATGGAATGAAACCTGTTTGACATATTATCTACACATGATACAGTACATATCCCAAGTAAAGGGAAATTAAACACTTAGGAAAAGTAGTGACTTTATTCTTTCAACAGGGCAAGGAATGCAGTAAGAGACCATAGAAGAGATTGGAGGTCCCATACCAACTAAACTGAAGCTGACTGTAGGCTGCTGGGGGCTGTTTGGAATAGTATTACGCTGCTCACTTTTTGATATTTGTAAATATTCGATTtattagatctaaatgtcctTCACagttttgtattatttacacTTGGTtcttataaaatatattaaaaaaaataggatTTTGTATATAGTTTTCTATGATCAATTTGTTTATAATTGACATATTTTCAATGCAGTTGCACGATTGTTCTGCTAAAAAGGCATTttgttatttacatttacattttacatttagggaatttagcagacgcttttatccaaagcgacttacaataagtacatttgtcataagaagtgcatcaatatatcgctgtcggtacagaaaggatgttcatagaaccaagtgcaagtaccacaagtAGTGTTATGTAGTGCTTTTATACTTATTTAGAATTTGCACTTGTGCTGCATGTAGTCATCGAAGACCagggtgttcctgtgtgtgtgttattatcttattgttttattatttattaaaaaagctttttaccGCACCTGATCCTTTATCCAGCATTACAGAATGTGCATTGTTATTATGATATGCTATAGTTATTTTGATGTCTGCTGTAACCGACAATGAAAAGATGGGTCATAAAAACAGGAAATTgaacatgtattttttaaacactTTTTAATGATGCTTAAATTCTCCTTGTGAGGAAGCCAACATATTGTCCAAGTGGGTCTGGGTACTTGTCCCGTATCCTCCAGACACAACAACTAGGGATGACGATCCTGTGTCCCCGAGCCAGTGCTCCGTATTGCCAAACAACAAACTGCCTATAGGCGGCAAACCTAAATTGTTTGTTGTCCTCCCCTGGGTCTGGACGGTCAGCCACAGCACGGACGTCATTCCAGATCCTCCTGGCCAGCCGCAGAACCCCCCCCTGCATTATGTATGCGTCCATGTGAGGCAGCATGGAGACACAGGAGTCCAGGAGTTGTCCACAGCATTTCCTCTCTAGATCCGTAGGCATCTCCTTGCATTTGGTGCAAATGCACCAGGCTGGCTGCTGTGGGTCACTTGGACCAGGCTGTTGTGGGTCAGATGTGGGATGAGGGATGGACATGGCCAGGAGGTCAAAGATGAGGGATGGTTCCCGTTCCAAACACAGCTCCAGCAGATGGTGGGAAGCTTCTAGGTTCAGGTTTCTGATTTGAACCTGGCCAGGAAATGTACAATTACTTATTACACATTTATACTGAAAATTGGCTCgcctgatttttttttgttaaaagtatgacatgaaataaacataccTGCTCATTTGTGATTCGTTGAATCCTAATTGTTTCCACACGGGCCATGTCCTCTTGCCCTATCGTGTCAAGACCTCTCCGACCGCGACCTCGTCCCCTTCCTCTGCCCCGGCCTCTGCCCCTAGGCTGCCTGCCTCTAGCAGCAGAACGTCCGCTGACCCTACATATCCCACGTCCTGTGCTGCTAGGACCTGGGACATAatcgtccccagagccagcttggCTCTCTTCTTGGACACTCTTATAATGCAAAAAAATAGCGTTATTGTACAATTCATGACTTCAAAACGTCAGTACATAATATATTGATGACCAGGTTACTAGCTCTGGCAGCTTATGCTAACGAACTACAGTTGCAATTAGTCTGCTATCTTGCTTGGCTGATACAGCTACCTTTCttaacgacgctgaagttggcatccgattcgcagcatccgattcggctagaaaaccacttagaatcttcaaatcggtcctgattgaaaaccactacacctagactcttcaaatctggactacattatcacagtgaggctatacattatgtaaaacatagtttcatatttgtgaaacctttaccctatttgtgaaaatgcaatacaggcttatttgaatgttttttaggggtccagaccgcattgcattttcacaaataggttaaaggttccacaaatctgaaactatgttttacataatgtatagcctcactgtgataatttagtccagatttgaagagtctaggtgtagtggtttttaatcaggatcagttctaatgcggtctggacccctaaaaagcattaaaatgtgccttcaTTGCATTtccacaaatagggtaaaggtttcacaaatctgaaactatgttttacataatgtatagcctcactgtgttaatttagtctagatttgaagagtctaggtgtagtggttttcaatcaggacccgttctaatgcagtctggacccctaaaaagcattaaaatgagcctgtattgcattttcacaaatagaaaaaaggtttcacaaatctgtaactatgtttattataatgtatagcctcactgtgataatttagtccagatttgaagagtctagttgtagtggttttcaatcaggaccgatttaaagtggaccagctgctgaatcggatgctgcgaatcggatgccaacttcagcgtcgtcctTTCTTAGGCCTACCAGCGCAATTGCAATGATTTTAAGATAACATACATGGTATGTCTGTGAGTAAGATGTTGATGCTGTATATGTACTTATGTAGCTATCAgcactaatgtttaattacctCGGAATCGGACATGGTGTTTCGTCTTCCTATCAATGTAACTGAATTGTAACTGAATTCACATGAACGCGCATAACTGACGTTCGGTGGGAGGAGCTACAGCAGGTAGCGTGGCAGGGAGAGGCAGGAGAGCACGCGACGGAATCTCAACGGCTGTTTTCTCCAAAatctatggaagcatatatgtagcaaaattcaaatggcaatgcaatttgcaattggcaattcaataagtaattacgttatgcaattgacaatgcattatgcaatttcataatgtaatttgtaaatacgttattcaaagtgtattttaatatgcaaagtgacaatgcaatcctcaattacatttgcaaaagttataacaataaaaatacaataacattttgtcaaattcttttgagttcctttattcaaattgcaaagctatagcgtccccgtgattgcaatccacttcgccacgctccgtgtgttgcgatattcaaatgacatttcaatccgcaaaacggaat encodes the following:
- the LOC115543850 gene encoding uncharacterized protein LOC115543850, encoding MDSPGFSAQYCTYTTMDNDSKEIISIVNIDKRETQKNSVIMEKEAFIRTFETLHKEIRLQEFCTDAHSQISALFNPTKGRFKDSGVRHTLDIWHGSKNLGKKIHAAGLRKGCSILLTWSKEICNHFWYCCKTAQNIDQFGDMWTGLLHHVQGEHEWALSCCEHGPLLADREKEWIQSDSEAFQVLSEIVLDEHWLKNVEKFLSFRSTAELESFHNHILMYASKRFSFSPPVYKARTLLAALDYNHHVHRPVKRKADGSIEYCKLYNKKSKTWSLYTVKVEKDYGYMADLQSAILEARLTSDKGLPKTRKKRPNDPRQYGVLASIPPPTTQDLLQTQFHRGVGQGMQ